One window from the genome of Glycine soja cultivar W05 chromosome 12, ASM419377v2, whole genome shotgun sequence encodes:
- the LOC114379352 gene encoding binding partner of ACD11 1-like codes for MAVSVKVSNISSTATEQDLREFLAFPGKIEYIEMQSDKGNSQVAYVTFSNPEGAETAVLLSGAVVCGQSLTIALAPDHALPASAASVATQTSNAESGESGLRKAEDVVTGLLAKGFILGKDALNRAKSFDERHQLTSTATAKVVSLDQKVGFTEKISAGTVIVNDKMKEMDEKFQVSEKTKSAISVAEQSVSSAGSAIMKNRYVLTGATWVTGAYSRVAKAAEEVGQKTKEKVLAQDNQGKTEEGAHVHTSISEPNQPSKTEPQQATTANQPSKPEQQATKDGQPSNSATTKD; via the exons ATGGCG GTATCGGTGAAAGTCAGCAACATCTCTTCAACTGCAACCGAGCAAGATTTGAGGGAATTTCTTGCGTTTCCGGGAAAAATCGAATAtattgaaatgcaaag TGATAAGGGAAATTCCCAAGTTGCGTATGTTACCTTCAGTAATCCAGAGGGGGCAGAAACTGCAGTTCTTCTCTCG GGGGCGGTGGTGTGTGGACAGTCTCTAACCATAGCTTTGGCTCCGGATCATGCTCTGCCTGCCTCTGCTGCATCTGTA GCAACACAGACTAGTAATGCTGAGAGTGGCGAATCTGGTTTGAGAAAGGCAGAGGATGTTGTAACCGGCTTGCTAGCAAAGGGCTTCATTTTGGGTAAAGATGCATTGAATCGAGCAAAATCCTTTGATGAAAGGCACCAGCTAACTTCCACGGCAACAGCAAAAGTTGTTTCTTTGGACCAGAAGGTTGGTTTCACTGAAAAGATCAGTGCCGGTACGGTTATAGTGAAtgacaaaatgaaagaaatggatGAGAAATTTCAAGTGTCGGAGAAGACTAAATCTGCAATTTCAGTAGCTGAGCAGTCAGTGTCTAGTGCTGGATCTGCCATAATGAAGAATCGTTATGTGTTGACTGGGGCTACATGGGTAACGGGTGCTTACAGCAGGGTTGCTAAGGCAGCTGAGGAGGTGGGACAGAAAACTAAGGAGAAGGTTTTGGCCCAGGACAATCAAGGAAAAACTGAAGAAGGTGCTCATGTCCACACATCCATTTCTGAACCTAATCAACCATCCAAAACTGAACCTCAACAGGCAACCACAGCTAATCAGCCTTCCAAACCTGAACAACAGGCCACCAAGGATGGTCAACCTTCCAATTCTGCAACAACTAAGGATTGA
- the LOC114378435 gene encoding mitochondrial import inner membrane translocase subunit TIM22-1-like isoform X2 produces MADDSAKGIENASLNSTQLENPQIEPIRLPSVEEIRGQDIWNNCAVRSVVSGVMGGGLGIFMGLFLGALDNPLMQEEMTGRQQFIYQAKQMGRRSWSSAKAFAVMGFIFSAAECVVEKARAKHDITNTVVAGCATGGAISAKG; encoded by the exons ATGGCTGATGACTCTGCTAAAGGAATTGAAAATGCTTCTTTGAACTCAACACAACTAGAGAACCCTCAGATTGAGCCCATAAGACTGCCCTCAGTAGAGGAAATCCGTGGTCAAGACATTTGGAACAATTGTGCAGTGCGCAGTGTTGTCAGTGGAGTCATGG gtGGTGGGCTTGGCATCTTCATGGGTTTATTTCTTGGAGCACTGGACAACCCATTGATGCAGGAGGAAATGACTGGCAGACAACAATTTATATATCAAGCAAAGCAGATGGGGCGAAGGAGTTGGAGTTCGGCTAAAGCATTTGCTGTTATGGGTTTCATATTCTCAGCTGCCGAGTGTGTTGTTGAGAAG GCTCGAGCAAAACATGACATAACAAATACCGTTGTTGCTGGATGTGCAACTGGAGGTGCAATATCAGCAAAAG GATGA
- the LOC114378565 gene encoding S-norcoclaurine synthase 2-like translates to MFGQLEHELELHVPASEAWDLFGALEIGKLVAQELPELFQKVELTEGDGGVGTVLKLTFAPGVPGPAGYKEKFTKIDNEKRIKETEVVEGGYLELGFTLFRVRLEVIEKGEESSIIKSTIEYEVKEENAANASLVTIQPVATIAELAKNYLNKNKAAKEAN, encoded by the exons ATGTTTGGCCAACTTGAGCATGAGCTAGAGCTGCACGTGCCGGCGAGTGAGGCATGGGATCTGTTTGGTGCCCTTGAAATAGGAAAACTTGTTGCCCAAGAGCTGCCGGAATTGTTTCAAAAGGTGGAGCTAACAGAAGGAGATGGAGGGGTTGGGACTGTCCTCAAACTAACTTTTGCTCCAG gTGTACCTGGGCCAGCTGGTTACAAAGAGAAGTTCACTAAGATTGATAATGAGAAGCGCATAAAAGAAACAGAGGTAGTTGAAGGAGGGTACTTGGAGTTAGGATTCACTCTATTTAGAGTTCGTTTGGAAGTGATAGAGAAAGGTGAAGAGTCCAGCATAATCAAATCTACAATCGAGTATGAAGTCAAGGAAGAGAACGCGGCCAATGCCTCACTTGTTACTATCCAGCCAGTGGCAACCATTGCTGAACTTGCCAAGAATTATCTCAACAAAAACAAGGCTGCAAAAGAAGCAAATTAA
- the LOC114378435 gene encoding mitochondrial import inner membrane translocase subunit TIM22-4-like isoform X1 yields the protein MADDSAKGIENASLNSTQLENPQIEPIRLPSVEEIRGQDIWNNCAVRSVVSGVMGGGLGIFMGLFLGALDNPLMQEEMTGRQQFIYQAKQMGRRSWSSAKAFAVMGFIFSAAECVVEKARAKHDITNTVVAGCATGGAISAKGGPKAACAGCAGFAAFSVVIEKFLERHQ from the exons ATGGCTGATGACTCTGCTAAAGGAATTGAAAATGCTTCTTTGAACTCAACACAACTAGAGAACCCTCAGATTGAGCCCATAAGACTGCCCTCAGTAGAGGAAATCCGTGGTCAAGACATTTGGAACAATTGTGCAGTGCGCAGTGTTGTCAGTGGAGTCATGG gtGGTGGGCTTGGCATCTTCATGGGTTTATTTCTTGGAGCACTGGACAACCCATTGATGCAGGAGGAAATGACTGGCAGACAACAATTTATATATCAAGCAAAGCAGATGGGGCGAAGGAGTTGGAGTTCGGCTAAAGCATTTGCTGTTATGGGTTTCATATTCTCAGCTGCCGAGTGTGTTGTTGAGAAG GCTCGAGCAAAACATGACATAACAAATACCGTTGTTGCTGGATGTGCAACTGGAGGTGCAATATCAGCAAAAG GTGGCCCAAAAGCAGCTTGTGCTGGTTGTGCTGGCTTTGCGGCATTCTCCGTCGTAATTGAGAAGTTTTTGGAGAGACATCAGTAA
- the LOC114380532 gene encoding probable arabinosyltransferase ARAD1, giving the protein MAGKNNQRSNSRIFLFFFLLAFSLLLFLFSLSPLRTPSSPSPTHFHVPIAETSFVASLDHFLAHAQTSLKDHTARDVTKLDDAVFRSETDRLYSDPYYPVSLPLRVYVYDMPPKFTHDLLWLFKNTYRDTSNLTSNGSPVHRLIEQHSIDYWLWADLIAPQSERLLTSVVRVHRQEEADLFYIPFFTTISFFLMEKQQCKALYREALKWITDQPAWKRSGGRDHILPVHHPWSFKSVRRYVKNAIWLLPDMDSTGNWYKPGQVYLEKDLILPYVPNVDLCDAKCLSETNPKRSTLLFFRGRLKRNAGGKIRSKLGAELSGADGVVIEEGTAGEGGKEAAQRGMRKSLFCLSPAGDTPSSARLFDAIVSGCIPVIISDELELPFEGILDYRKIAVFISSNDAVKPGWLLKYLKGIRPAHIKEMQQNLAKYSRHFLYSSPALPLGPEDLVWKMMAGKVVNIKLHTRRSQRVVEGSRSQCTCECRPGNITNTASIIS; this is encoded by the exons ATGGCAGGAAAGAACAACCAGCGATCCAATTCGCgaatcttcctcttcttcttcctcctcgctttctctctcctccttttcctcttctctctctctcctctccgcACCCCTTCTTCTCCTTCCCCCACCCATTTCCACGTTCCCATTGCCGAAACCTCGTTCGTGGCCTCCCTCGACCACTTCCTCGCCCACGCTCAAACGTCCCTCAAAGACCACACAGCGCGCGACGTCACGAAGCTCGACGACGCCGTTTTTCGCTCCGAGACGGACAGGCTGTACTCAGATCCTTACTACCCGGTGTCCCTTCCCCTTAGGGTTTACGTCTACGACATGCCCCCCAAATTCACCCACGATTTGCTCTGGCTCTTCAAAAACACCTACAGAGACACCTCCAATCTCACCTCTAATGGAAGTCCCGTTCACCGTCTCATTGAACAg CACTCCATTGATTACTGGCTCTGGGCGGACCTCATTGCTCCCCAATCGGAAAGGCTATTGACCAGCGTTGTTAGGGTTCATCGGCAGGAGGAGGCTGACTTGTTCTACATACCCTTCTTCACCACTATCAGCTTCTTCCTCATGGAAAAACAACAATGCAAGGCCCTTTATAGG GAAGCTTTGAAGTGGATCACTGATCAGCCTGCTTGGAAGCGCTCTGGTGGCAGAGATCACATACTCCCAGTGCATCATCCCTGGTCTTTTAAGTCCGTTCGAAGATATGTGAAGAATGCAATATGGCTCTTGCCTGATATGGATTCCACAGGGAACTG gTACAAGCCTGGACAGGTTTATCTAGAGAAAGACCTGATTCTCCCTTATGTTCCCAATGTTGATTTATGTGATGCCAAGTGTTTATCTGAGACGAATCCAAAGAGAAGCACACTGCTTTTCTTCCGGGGCCGGCTCAAGAGAAATGCG GGAGGGAAGATACGCTCTAAACTTGGAGCTGAGTTAAGTGGGGCTGATGGTGTGGTTATAGAAGAGGGAACAGCTGGAGAGGGGGGAAAAGAAGCTGCTCAGAGGGGCATGCGCAA GTCTCTATTTTGCTTAAGCCCAGCTGGTGACACTCCATCCTCTGCTAGATTATTTGATGCAATTGTCAGTGGATGCATTCCAGTTATAATAAGTGATGAGCTGGAGCTTCCTTTCGAAGGAATTCTTGATTACAGGAAG ATAGCGGTGTTCATTTCTTCTAATGACGCTGTAAAGCCAGGATggcttttgaaatatttaaaaggcATTAGACCTGCTCATATCAAAGAAATGCAACAAAATCTTGCCAAG taCTCAAGGCATTTCTTGTATTCTAGTCCTGCTCTACCATTGGGTCCTGAAGACTTGGTTTGGAAAATG ATGGCTGGCAAGGTGGTGAACATCAAGCTTCACACCAGAAGATCCCAACGTGTagtggaaggatcaagaagtcaGTGTACTTGTGAATGCAGGCCTGGCAACATCACTAATACGGCTTCAATAATTTCTTGA
- the LOC114379342 gene encoding TOM1-like protein 1, with the protein MSDNLMGKVNALGERLKIGGAEVGRKMSAGMSSVSFKVKEFFQDSGHAGKLVGEATSEALHEPDWATILHICDLINADQLNTAELVRAIKKRVVAKSPRGQYLALVLLEALVKNCDKAFLEVATERVLDEMVKLIDDPQTILNNRNKALIMIEAWGESTIELRYLPVYAETYKSLKSRGIRFPGRDNESLAPIFTPPHSAITPEADVSFADLIQYDIHGQSLTSVTPPRSATTPEADVSLAHLMPQDIHMQSFKSEQIKETFDVARNSIELLSTVLSSTMQQNVLKDELTTTLVQQCRQSQTSVHRIVETAWDNEAVLVEALNVNDEIQKVFSKYEELKKEQKEPTVVPFEAEPVVTKEEALIRKPGSRIGVHGGSHDDMLDDLDEMIFGKKGRDDAFEGGQHPKKQQSSSKDDLISF; encoded by the exons ATGAGTGACAATTTGATGGGAAAAGTCAACGCTTTGGGGGAGCGTCTCAAAATTGGTGGGGCTGAGGTGGGTCGGAAGATGAGTGCTGGCATGAGTTCTGTGAGCTTCAAGGTCAAGGAATTTTTCCAAGATTCAGGCCATGCTGGTAAACTCGTTGGGGAAGCTACCTCTGAGGCCCTACATGAGCCTGATTGGGCTACAATTCTTCATATATGTGACTTGATCAATGCTGATCAACTTAACACTGCTGAATTGGTACGTGCAATTAAGAAAAGGGTCGTGGCCAAGAGTCCTAGAGGTCAGTATCTGGCTTTGGTTTTGCTTGAAGCGTTGGTCAAGAACTGTGACAAGGCTTTCTTGGAGGTGGCAACTGAGAGAGTCCTTGATGAGATGGTCAAGCTCATTGATGACCCTCAGACTATTCTTAATAACCGGAATAAGGCTTTGATAATGATTGAGGCATGGGGAGAGTCAACCATTGAGCTTCGCTATCTGCCTGTCTATGCAGAAACTTACAAG AGTTTGAAATCAAGGGGTATTCGATTCCCTGGCCGTGACAACGAAAGCTTGGCTCCTATATTTACTCCTCCTCACTCTGCCATTACTCCAGAGGCTGATGTCAGTTTTGCAGATCTTATTCAGTATGATATTCATGGGCAAAGCTTAACCTCTGTTACTCCTCCTCGTTCTGCCACTACTCCAGAGGCTGATGTCAGTCTTGCACATCTTATGCCGCAAGATATTCATATGCAAAGTTTTAAGTCTGAACAAATAAAGGAAACATTTGATGTCGCGAGAAATAGCATTGAGCTTCTTTCTACTGTGTTGTCTTCTACAATGCAGCAGAATGTGTTGAAG GATGAGTTGACCACCACATTAGTACAACAGTGTCGTCAGTCCCAGACTAGTGTCCATAGAATCGTTGAGACTGCTTGGGATAATGAAGCAGTGCTTGTTGAGGCCTTGAATGTTAACGATGAGATTCAGAAGGTTTTCTCCAAATATGAAGAGCTGAAGAAGGAGCAGAAGGAGCCTACCGTTGTTCCATTTGAAGCTGAACCGGTTGTTACCAAAGAGGAAGCACTGATTAGAAAGCCAGGTTCAAGAATTGGAGTCCATGGAGGGAGCCACGATGACATGTTGGATGATCTTGATGAGATGATTTTTGGGAAAAAGGGTAGGGATGATGCATTTGAAGGAGGGCAACATCCAAAGAAACAACAATCATCATCAAAAGATGACCTCATCTCCTTCTAA